In Janibacter alkaliphilus, the following proteins share a genomic window:
- a CDS encoding LLM class F420-dependent oxidoreductase: MSDVRIGVQIQPQHADYAEIRRAVAAAEEAGADVVFTWDHFFPLHGDPDGKHFECWTVLGAWAEATEKVEIGALVTCNSYRNPQLLADMARTVDHISDGRLILGLGAGWFERDYDEYGYEFGTSPGQRLDALARDLPLIEQRWARLNPPPTRDIPVLIGGGGERKTLRIVAEHATIWHGFGDAAQIARKHEVLDSWCRRVGRDPAEIERSAGVSPTPGRLPEDVADYAAGAQALYDVGTRLLTYGTDGPDHDLGPLRDLLAWRDGLS; this comes from the coding sequence GTGAGCGACGTCCGGATCGGGGTGCAGATCCAGCCGCAGCACGCCGACTACGCCGAGATCCGCCGCGCCGTCGCGGCCGCCGAGGAGGCCGGCGCGGACGTCGTCTTCACCTGGGACCACTTCTTCCCGCTGCACGGCGACCCCGACGGCAAGCACTTCGAGTGCTGGACCGTGCTCGGGGCCTGGGCCGAGGCGACCGAGAAGGTGGAGATCGGCGCCCTGGTCACCTGCAACAGCTACCGCAACCCGCAGCTGCTCGCCGACATGGCCCGCACCGTCGACCACATCAGCGACGGGCGGCTCATCCTCGGCCTCGGCGCCGGCTGGTTCGAGCGCGACTACGACGAGTACGGCTACGAGTTCGGTACCTCCCCGGGCCAGCGGCTGGACGCCCTGGCCCGGGACCTGCCGCTCATCGAGCAGCGGTGGGCCCGGCTGAACCCGCCGCCCACCCGGGACATCCCGGTGCTCATCGGTGGTGGCGGGGAGCGCAAGACGCTGCGGATCGTGGCCGAGCACGCGACCATCTGGCACGGCTTCGGCGATGCCGCGCAGATCGCCCGCAAGCACGAGGTGCTCGACTCCTGGTGCCGGCGGGTGGGCCGCGACCCGGCGGAGATCGAGCGCTCCGCGGGCGTCTCACCCACCCCGGGGCGGCTGCCGGAGGACGTGGCCGACTACGCCGCCGGTGCGCAGGCGCTCTACGACGTCGGCACCCGGCTACTCACCTACGGCACCGACGGGCCGGACCACGACCTCGGACCGCTGCGCGACCTCCTCGCCTGGCGAGACGGGCTGAGCTGA
- the fabI gene encoding enoyl-ACP reductase FabI encodes MLHGKTLLITGVLMESSIAFHVARLAQENGATVILTSFGRTMKITQAIARRLPEPAPVIELDVQDEEHLATLADRLGEHCDQLDGVLHSIGFAPEGAFTFLDASWEDVATAMHVSAYSLKALGVAALPRMRDGGSIVGLTFDASFAWPVYDWMGVAKAAFESTSRYLARDLGPKGVRCNLVAAGPIRTTAAKSIPGFEQFEEMWDSRAPLGWDVEDGRPAAQACVALLSDWFPATTGEIVHVDGGVHAMGA; translated from the coding sequence ATGCTCCACGGCAAGACCCTCCTCATCACCGGCGTGCTCATGGAGTCCTCCATCGCCTTCCACGTCGCCCGGCTGGCCCAGGAGAACGGCGCCACCGTGATCCTCACCTCCTTCGGCCGCACGATGAAGATCACCCAGGCCATCGCCCGTCGGCTCCCGGAGCCGGCGCCGGTGATCGAGCTCGACGTCCAGGACGAGGAGCACCTGGCCACCCTCGCCGACCGGCTCGGTGAGCACTGCGACCAGCTCGACGGGGTGCTGCACTCGATCGGCTTCGCACCGGAGGGCGCTTTCACCTTCCTCGACGCGAGCTGGGAGGACGTCGCCACCGCGATGCACGTCTCCGCATACTCCCTCAAGGCGCTCGGCGTGGCGGCCCTGCCCCGGATGCGCGACGGGGGCAGCATCGTCGGCCTCACCTTCGACGCCTCCTTCGCCTGGCCGGTCTACGACTGGATGGGCGTGGCCAAGGCGGCCTTCGAGTCCACCAGCCGCTACCTCGCCCGCGACCTCGGACCGAAGGGGGTGCGCTGCAACCTCGTCGCGGCCGGCCCGATCCGGACCACCGCGGCCAAGTCCATCCCGGGCTTCGAGCAGTTCGAGGAGATGTGGGACAGCCGGGCGCCGCTCGGCTGGGACGTCGAGGACGGCCGCCCGGCCGCGCAGGCCTGCGTCGCGCTGCTGTCCGACTGGTTCCCGGCGACGACCGGCGAGATCGTGCACGTCGACGGCGGCGTGCACGCGATGGGCGCCTGA
- the serB gene encoding phosphoserine phosphatase SerB produces the protein MIEPAAPTLPASLRGDEPILLVMDVDSTLIQDEVIELLAEHAGTRDQVAAVTESAMRGEIDFPQSLHARVATLAGVEVEALAQVRAAARLTPGARELVGTLQERGHVVGLVSGGFIEVVGALAADLGITEARANALEVADGRLTGRVHGEVVDRAAKARFLREVAQRHRIPAGRTVAVGDGANDLDMMAAAALGVAFCAKPAVREAADVSITEPRLDAVLDVLGMR, from the coding sequence GTGATCGAGCCTGCCGCCCCCACCCTGCCCGCCTCGCTGCGCGGTGACGAGCCGATCCTGCTCGTCATGGATGTCGACTCCACGCTCATCCAGGACGAGGTCATCGAGCTGCTCGCGGAGCACGCCGGCACCCGGGACCAGGTGGCGGCGGTGACCGAGTCGGCGATGCGTGGCGAGATCGACTTCCCCCAGAGCCTGCACGCCCGGGTGGCTACGCTGGCCGGTGTCGAGGTCGAGGCGCTGGCGCAGGTGCGCGCGGCCGCCCGGCTGACCCCGGGGGCCCGCGAGCTCGTGGGCACGCTGCAGGAGCGCGGGCACGTCGTGGGGCTGGTCAGCGGCGGCTTCATCGAGGTCGTCGGCGCGCTGGCGGCCGACCTTGGGATCACCGAGGCCCGGGCCAACGCGCTCGAGGTCGCCGACGGGCGCCTCACCGGCCGGGTGCACGGCGAGGTGGTCGACCGGGCCGCCAAGGCACGCTTCCTGCGCGAGGTCGCGCAGCGTCACCGCATCCCGGCCGGGCGCACCGTCGCGGTCGGCGACGGCGCCAACGACCTCGACATGATGGCGGCAGCCGCGCTCGGGGTCGCCTTCTGCGCCAAGCCCGCGGTGCGGGAGGCCGCCGACGTCAGCATCACCGAGCCGCGGCTCGACGCGGTGCTGGACGTGCTCGGGATGCGCTGA
- the fabG gene encoding 3-oxoacyl-ACP reductase FabG has product MSRVLVTGGNRGIGEAVARRLLDDGHQVVVTSRSGDPVDGLDVVACEITDGDSVDAAFTAAEGILGGPVEALVANAGVTRDTLLMRMSDEDFEAVVDTNLAGTFRCVRRAVTAMVRARSGRIVLLSSVVGLYGSPGQVNYAASKAGLVGMARSVTRELGARGITANVVAPGFVETDMTAELPEKTQKEYQAAIPARRFARPDEVAGAVSFLVSEDAGYISGAVIPVDGGLGMGH; this is encoded by the coding sequence ATGAGTCGGGTGCTGGTCACCGGCGGCAACCGCGGCATCGGAGAGGCGGTCGCCCGGCGACTGCTCGACGACGGGCACCAGGTGGTGGTGACCTCCCGCTCCGGCGACCCCGTGGACGGGCTCGACGTCGTCGCCTGCGAGATCACCGACGGGGACTCCGTGGACGCCGCCTTCACCGCCGCCGAGGGGATCCTCGGCGGCCCGGTCGAGGCGCTGGTCGCCAACGCGGGGGTCACCCGGGACACCCTGCTCATGCGGATGAGCGACGAGGACTTCGAGGCTGTTGTCGACACCAATCTCGCCGGGACCTTCCGCTGCGTGCGCCGCGCGGTCACCGCGATGGTCCGTGCCCGCTCCGGCCGGATCGTGCTGCTCTCCAGCGTCGTCGGCCTCTACGGCTCGCCCGGCCAGGTGAACTACGCGGCGAGCAAGGCCGGTCTCGTCGGCATGGCCCGCTCGGTCACCCGCGAGCTCGGTGCCCGCGGGATCACCGCCAACGTCGTCGCCCCCGGCTTCGTCGAGACCGACATGACCGCCGAGCTGCCGGAGAAGACGCAGAAGGAGTACCAGGCGGCGATCCCGGCCCGACGCTTCGCCCGGCCCGACGAGGTCGCCGGCGCCGTCTCCTTCCTCGTCTCCGAGGACGCCGGCTACATCTCCGGCGCGGTCATCCCGGTCGACGGCGGCCTCGGCATGGGGCACTGA
- the glgC gene encoding glucose-1-phosphate adenylyltransferase, with the protein MRSHGQPRVLAIVLAGGEGKRLMPLTADRAKPAVPFGGIYRLIDFALSNVINSGYMKVVVLTQYKSHSLDRHVSRAWRMSTLLGNYVAAIPAQQRMGKSWYMGSADAIYQSLNAINDERPDIVVVVGADHVYQMDFSQMVDQHIESGAGCTVAAIRQPIEMADQFGVIEVDAENPRKIQAFREKPTDAVGLPDNPQEVYASMGNYVFTTDALIDAVCADAETEGSKHDMGGDIVPAFVAQGGAYAYDFSDNEVPGSTDRDRGYWRDVGTIDSYYDAHMDLTSVHPVFNLYNSDWAIYTHYGQHPPAKFVHGQGNRVGEALSSLVSPGVVVSGGRVHNSVLSPGTVIHSFSTVDDSVILGEVDIGRHCSLRKVIIDKSVQIPNGTRIGYDREEDEARGFVVTDSGITVIGKGQEVTVSPDDGLT; encoded by the coding sequence ATGCGCAGCCACGGACAGCCCAGGGTTCTCGCGATCGTGCTGGCCGGGGGTGAGGGCAAGAGGCTCATGCCGCTGACCGCGGACCGGGCCAAGCCGGCGGTCCCCTTCGGTGGGATCTACCGGCTCATCGACTTCGCCCTGAGCAACGTCATCAACTCCGGGTACATGAAGGTCGTCGTGCTCACCCAGTACAAGAGCCACAGCCTCGACCGGCACGTCAGCCGGGCCTGGCGGATGTCCACGCTGCTGGGCAACTACGTCGCCGCGATCCCGGCCCAGCAGCGGATGGGCAAGAGCTGGTACATGGGCAGCGCGGACGCGATCTACCAGTCGCTCAACGCGATCAACGACGAGCGGCCGGACATCGTCGTGGTCGTCGGCGCCGACCACGTCTACCAGATGGACTTCAGCCAGATGGTCGACCAGCACATCGAGTCCGGAGCCGGGTGCACGGTCGCCGCGATCCGCCAGCCGATCGAGATGGCCGACCAGTTCGGGGTGATCGAGGTGGACGCCGAGAACCCCCGCAAGATCCAGGCCTTCCGGGAGAAGCCGACCGATGCCGTGGGGCTGCCGGACAACCCGCAGGAGGTCTACGCCTCCATGGGTAACTACGTCTTCACCACGGACGCGCTCATCGACGCGGTGTGCGCCGACGCCGAGACCGAGGGCAGCAAGCACGACATGGGCGGCGACATCGTGCCCGCCTTCGTCGCGCAGGGCGGCGCGTACGCCTACGACTTCTCCGACAACGAGGTGCCCGGCAGCACCGACCGGGACCGCGGCTACTGGCGCGACGTGGGCACCATCGACAGCTACTACGACGCGCACATGGACCTCACCTCGGTGCACCCGGTCTTCAACCTCTACAACTCCGACTGGGCGATCTACACCCACTACGGGCAGCACCCGCCGGCGAAGTTCGTGCACGGCCAGGGCAACCGGGTCGGCGAGGCCCTGAGCTCGCTGGTCTCCCCCGGGGTCGTCGTCTCCGGCGGCCGGGTGCACAACTCGGTGCTCTCCCCCGGCACCGTGATCCACAGCTTCAGCACCGTCGACGACTCGGTGATCCTCGGCGAGGTCGACATCGGTCGGCACTGCAGCCTGCGCAAGGTGATCATCGACAAGTCGGTGCAGATCCCCAACGGCACCCGCATCGGCTACGACCGGGAGGAGGACGAGGCCCGCGGCTTCGTCGTCACCGACTCCGGGATCACGGTCATCGGCAAGGGCCAGGAGGTGACCGTCTCCCCGGACGACGGGCTGACGTGA